The Tessaracoccus timonensis sequence CGTGGCTGCATGTACGTCGGAGGCGGCGGCGTCGGCGGCCTCAGCGAGCGCGACGAGCGCGTCAGCGCGGGCGCGGAACGCGTCGGGTGTGAGGTGGGGTACTGATAGCCCGAGCTCGACGAGGGCGTCCATCAGATCTCCTCAGCCCACACATCGGCCGAGCGCGCCTCGATAGCTTCGTACTCGCTGGCCGTCTCCACCATACGGGCCGCATCATCGCGGGCGCGCGTCGTTGCGTCATGTGCCTGCTGCGCCAAGGCGCCTGCGACGGCTGCGTCGAGACGGTGGGCAGCAGCATCAATCCTCGACGCATGGCCGACGAGCTCCAGCGCCTCGAAGTCGCCGTCGGGCAGCAAGGGGTTGCGCAACGAGCCTGCGCTGGTGTGTACCGTGTCAGCGGCGTGTTCGACGACCTCGCCGCCGCGGCGCCAAGCGGACGGTGTGAAACGGATCATGATGCCTCCTCAACCTTGAAGGCTAGGTGCGTCGGGTGTCAGCGTAGCTGAGTTCTGCTACTCAGACGCAGCGGGGCGAGATGGCGCCACGCCTGCAACAACGCTGCGGGCCCGCCCCCTTTGAAAGGGAACGGGCCCACGATACTGCGATCAGCTGATCATTCCGCGTCGAGACGCTCGTTGAGCTTGGTCAGCAAGTCAACCGCGCACTCCGGAATGTTCGTGCCGGGCGGGTAGATCGCGTCGGCACCGTGGTCGCGGAGCTCCTGGAAGTCCTGCGACGGGATCACGCCACCCACAACGATCATGATGTCCTGACGGCCGAGCTTGTTCAGCTCCTCGCGCAGGGCCGGCACCAAGGTGAGGTGGCCGGCGGCGAGCGAGGAGGCACCCACGACGTGCACGTCGGATTCGACGGCCTGACGCGCGGTCTCCTCGGGGGTCTGGAACAGCGGGCCCACGTCGACGTCCATGCCCAGGTCGGCGTACGCCGTCGCGATCACCTTCTGGCCACGGTCGTGACCGTCCTGGCCCATCTTCGCGACGAGGATGCGCGGACGTCGGCCTTCCTTCTTCTCGAACTCTGCGACGAGCTTGCGGGCCTCGTCGACGGACTCACTGGATCCGGATTCTGCCTGGTACACACCGCTAATGGTACGGATCTGGGCCGTGTACCGCCCGAATACCTTCTCCAACGCGTCGGAGATTTCGCCGACGGAGGCCTGCGCGCGCGCCGCCTCGATGGACACCTGCAGCAGGTTGCGGTCGGGATCCGTCGGATCCGGGTTCGCCGCAGCCCACGTGACGCGCTCCAAGGCAGCCTGGCAGGCTTCCTCGTCGCGGCCAGCGCGCAGACGCTCGAGCTTCGCAATCTGCTGCTCGCGGACGGACTTGTTGTCCACCTTGAGCACCTCGAGCTCTTCGTCGTCCTCCACCTGGTAGCGGTTCACACCGACGAGGCTCTGGCGCCCGGAGTCGATGCGGGCCTGGGTGCGGGCGGCGGCTTCCTCGATGCGCATCTTGGGGATGCCAGCCTCGATAGCCTTCGCCATGCCACCGGCTTCCTCAACCTCGCGGATACGCTCCCACGCCTTGCCAGCGAGCTCGCGGGTGAGGCACTCGACGTACGCCGAGCCAGCCCACGGGTCGACGGTCTTGGTGGTGCCGGACTCCTGCTGGATGAACAGCTGGGTGTTGCGGGCGATGCGGGCCGAGAAGTCGGTCGGCAGCGCGATGGCCTCGTCGAGGGCGTTCGTGTGCAGCGACTGCGTGTGGCCCTGCGTCGCGGCCATGGCCTCGATGCAGGTACGCGCAACGTTGTTGTAGACATCCTGCGCGGTCAGCGACCAGCCGGAGGTCTGCGAGTGCGTACGAAGGCTCATCGACTTCGGGTTCTTCGGGCCGAACTCCTTCACGAGCTTCGCCCACAGCATGCGCGCGGCACGCATCTTGGCGACCTCCATGTAGAAGTTCATGCCGATCGCCCAGAAGAACGACAGACGCGGCGCAAACTGGTCGACGTTCAGGCCCACCGACTCGCCAGCGCGGATGTACTCGACGCCGTCGGCCAGGGTGTATGCCATCTCGATGTCCGCCGTTGCGCCGGCTTCCTGCATGTGGTAGCCGGAGATCGAAATCGAGTTGAACTTCGGCATGTTCGACGAAGTGAACGCGAAAATGTCGGCGATGATGCGCATCGACGGCTGCGGCGGGTAGATGTACGTGTTGCGGACCATGAACTCCTTCAGAATGTCGTTCTGAATGGTTCCGGTCATCTTCTCGTACGGCACGCCCTGTTCCTGTGCCGCGACGATGTACAGCGCCAGGATGGGCAGCACCGCGCCGTTCATCGTCATCGACACCGACATCTGGTCGAGCGGGATGCCGTCGAACAGCTGACGCATGTCGAGGATGGAATCGACGGCCACACCGGCCATACCGACGTCGCCGGCCACGCGCGGGTGGTCGGAGTCGTAGCCGCGGTGCGTGGCCAAGTCGAATGCAATCGACAGACCCTTCTGGCCGGCGGCGAGGTTACGGCGGTAGAACGCGTTCGACTCCTCAGCGGTGGAGAACCCGGCGTACTGGCGGATGGTCCACGGCTGGTTGACGTACATCGTCGGGTAGGGGCCGCGCAGGAACGGCGGCATGCCCGGGTAGGTCTGCAGGAAGTCGAGATCGTTCAGATCCGTGTCGCCGTAGAGCGGCGGAACGAGGATATGCTCAGGCGTTTGCCAGCCCTCTGAGTAGCCGGCTGCCTCGAGGATTTCGTCGTACTTGTGGTGATCCTTGCCAGGCACCGCATGGCCGAGATCGACATTATTGAAACGAGGGAAACTCACTTGGCTACTCCCATCAGATCGAAAGCGGACTCGAGCAGCTCGACCACGTCCATGCCGTCGAAGACGTTGCCGTCAATGACGGATTCGGGGTTTTCTGCTCCGAGCTCCTTGAGTTGACCCGCGAGGAGGACGCGCTGGGCGCCTGCCTCCTTGAGGGCCTTGGCCACTGCCATGCCGTGCTCGGCGTACATGGCGGCGTTCGAGCACAGCACCGCGAGCTTGGCGCCCGATTCGGTGAACTGGCGTGCGAACTCCAGCGGGTCGGTGCTCTCCACGAGCTGCGTCTCGATGCCGCCGACGTGGAGCAGGTTCGACGTGAAGCCCTCGCGGGGGCCGTAGTGGCGGCGCTGGCCGATGCAGGCGAGGAGCGCGGTGGGCGCGTTGCCCGCTTCCTTGGCTGCAGTTGCGCGGTCGCGCAGGGCCTCGAAGACCTCCGCGTCGCGGATCGGCTTGAGCCCGTTCAGCTGAGGTGCTTCGGGGCGGGGGCGCGCCGTCGTGACATCACCCTCGAGGTGGTTCGGGAACGTCGAGGTGCCGGTGATGGGTAGCTTGCGGGTGGCAAGCAGCTTCGCGCGGTTGACGTTCAGCTCATCCAGCTGGGCCGCGACGGTGCCGTCGGCGAGCTTCTTCGCGAAGCCCTCGGCGTCGAGCTCCTGGAATACCTTCCACGCGGCCTCGCACATCTGCTCGGTCATGGACTCGACGAACCAGGAACCGCCAGCCGGGTCGTTCACGCGGCCAACGTTGGATTCCTCCGACAGCAGCACCTGCACGTTGCGGGAGATACGACGGGAGAACTCGCCCGGCAGCCCCCAAACGGTGTCGAAGGGGAGGACGGTTTGCACTTCCGCCATGCCGGCCGCCGCCGCGAACGACGCGATCGTCGCGCGCAGAATGTTCACGTAGGCGTCCGAGCGGGTCAGCTCGCGCAGTGAGGTGACGGCGTGCTGGATCGCGCCGCGGTTGTCGTCGGAAACCTCCAGCACCTCGCCCACGCGGCTCCACAGGGTGCGCAGCGCGCGAAGCCGGGAGATGGTGAGGAACTGGTCGGTGGTGGCCGACACGCGGAACATGATCTGGCCGAACGCCTCGTCAGCCGTGAGACCGGCGTCGACGAGCGCGCGGACGTACTCGACACCCGCGGCGACGGCGTAGGCCAGCTCGTGCACGTCGCCAGCGCCGGCGTTGTTGTAGATCGTCGCGTCGACGACGATGGGGCGCACGTTGGCGAAGGGCTTCGCGAGCTCGACGGCCTCCTTGAGGACGCTCAGGTCGGGCTCGGTGCCGGCCAGGGCGGCGGCGCCGATCGGGTCGATGCCGAGGTTGCCTGCAACCTTGTCCGCGTCGCCCTTGGCGAACACTTCGACGAGGGCCTTGGCCGCGTCGAGTTGCTGGGTCTTAGAATTGAGGTAGATGGGGGCGAGATCGATCAGCACACCGTCGAGTACAGCGGCGACGTCGCTCGGCGCGATGGCGTCGGGGTCGACACGCAGGAACACCGACGTGCCGCCGCGCTCCAGGTCGGCGAGGATCTGCTTCTTGGTGAAGGCAACGTCGCCGTCCTCGTGGAGCTGGGCGATTCCCCAGGCACCTTCCATCTGGCCAGTGCGCACCGTCGAACCGCGCGTGAAGGGGGCGACGCCGGGGTATCCCAGCTCTTCTACGCCGTCTTCCTTCTTGTACAGCGGCTTGATCTCGAGGCCATCGACCGTGTGACTCGTCAGGCGCTTGTAGGCCTGCTCAATGTCTAACTCTTTACCTTCTGGCCGCCTCCGGTTCAGCACCTTGAGCACTTGCTCTTCCCACTGCTCCTGGGTGGGGGTGTCGAAGTCGGCGGCCAGCTTGAAGTCTTGCGTCTCAGCGCTCATAGCTCTCCATCCGGGTCTCGGGCCCGGTCCGGGCCCACATATCCAACCCTAGTAGGTGCTCGTTCTGCTCGTGCCCCCGGGTGCAGGTTGGGCCCAGAGCATGGAGTGACCAGCGGCCAGGACCTCGTCGGGCAGGTGCAACCTGTGCGGCAACTGAGCGGATCATGTGTCACCTGCCTCCCGACGACGCCTCGTCGCAGCTAGGCAAGTGACACATGATCCGGAACAGAGCCGCACAGGTTACCTATGCCCGCTTGGTTGCCTCACTGCGTGGGAAGGAACTTCTCATCGGGCGTCGACGACAAGTGTGCACGGTCGTGCGGTTTGGACCACACTGAAAGATCGGGGCCTTTGGGGATGATCTGGTCGGGATCCAGCGCAACCGAGGCATAGTAGCCCTGCTTGATGTGGTCGAAGTTGGTGGTCGAGCCAAAGCCAGGCGTCTCGTACAGATCCCTCGCATACCCCCACAGGTGCTCGAAGTCGACGAGCCGCTGCCGGTTGCTCTTAAACCGACCGTAATACGCGGCATCGAATCTCGCGAGCGTGACCCACAGTCGGATGTCTGCGTCGGTGATGTGGTCGCCGAAGAGGAAGCGACGGGTGGCTAGGCGTTCCTCGATGGTGTCGAGGGCTCGGAAGAGTGCGTCGTAGGCTTGCTCGTAGGCGCTTTGCGACCGAGCGAAGCCACATTTGTAGACCCCGTTGTTGATGTTGTGGAAGACGTAGTCGTTCAGGTCGTCGATCTGCGTACGGAGTTCCTCCGGGTACAGGATCGGCGCGTTGGGGCTGTGGAATGGCGCCCACTCCACTTCCCAATAGTCCGTAAGTCGGTGGTAGTCGTTGTTGACCACGGCACCCGTCTTGAGGTTGACGACGGCGGGCACCGTTGAGCGCTTGTCATAGTGCGGGTCCGCACGTAGATAAGCATCGGTGACGTACTCATAGCCGAGCACCGGATCTCGGCCGTCGGGGTCGAGGGTGAAACGCCAGCCATTGTCAGTACGCACCGGCCCCGCAACGCCGACGCTGATGGCATCGGTGAGCCCGAGGAGGTTCAGGGCAATCAACTGTCGGTGCGCCCATGGGCAGATGTTGGCAACGAGTAGCCGGTATCGACCTGCCTCGACGGGCAGGTCGCCCGGTCCGTCACCGAACGGCGTCGTGAATGAATTGGACTGTCTGGCGAATGCGCCGTCCTTCGTCGTTTCCTTGGTGAGCTCGCTTGCGGCAGCCATGTCAGGCCTCCTTCTCTGCGCCGGCGTGGCGGCGAAACTTCTCTTCGGGTGTCGTGCTGAGGTGTTCCCGCCCGTGCGGGGCGTCCCATGTGGCGAGATCTGGGCCCTTGGGGGTAATCCCGAACTGGGACTTCACTACGGGGATCGAGTAGTAGTGGCGCTTGATGTGATCGAAGTTCGTGGTAGAGCCAAAACCAGGCGTCTGGAACAGGTCCCGTGCGTAGCCCCAAAGATGCTCGAACTCCGTCAGCCGCTGGCGGTTGCAGTGGAACGCTCCGTGGTAAGCCACGTCGAAGCGAACCAGGGTGACCCACAGTCGGATGTCTGCGTCGGTGATGTGGTCGCCGAAGAGGAAGCGACGGGTGGCTAGGCGTTCCTCGATGGTGTCGAGGGCTTGAAAGAGTGCGTCGTAGGCCTGTTCGTAGGCTTCCTGCGTGCGTGCGAAGCCTGCTTTGTAGACGCCGTTGTTGATGTTGTGGAAGACGTAGTCGTTCAGGTCGTCGATCTGCGTACGGAGTTCTTCTGGGTACAGATCGGGGGCATCGTCAGCTTGCAATGCCCGCCATTCGACTTCGAAGTAGTTGGTGAGGCGGTGGTAGTCGTTGTTCACCACGGCGCCTGATGCGATGTCGACGACGGCGGGCACCGTCGGGCGCCCATCGAACGTCGGATCGCCTGCAAGATATGCTTCGCGCAACTCGTGGATGCCAAGGACCGGATCGACCCCGCCCTCGTCGAGGTTGAACTCCCAGCCATCTTCGCCACGGATGGGGTCGATGGTGCCGACGCTGATCGCATGTTGGAGCCCGAGCACCTCGCGAACAATCAACTGGCGGTGCGCCCAGGGGCAGAGGTTGCCAACGATGAGTCGATACCTTCCCGGCGCAACGGGCAGCTGGCTTTCGCCGTCGCCAAACGGGGTAGTGAAGCGGTTCTTCTGGCGACGGAACTCGCCGCCGCTGCCCACCTCAGCCTGCAGATGGTCTTTGGTGCCGGTCATGCGTGTGCCTCCTCGAATCGAGAGCGGGTGGAGGTGTTTTCCTTGAGATCCTTGCCGCGGGTCTCCGGAATGAGGAGCGCCACGACGATGGACACGAGGGCGGCGATCGTCACATAGACGCCGAAGTATTGCGGGCCCCAGTTCGCGCCGATCCAGGTTTGCAATGCGCTGACGGTACCGCCGAACACTGCTGTTGCGACGGCGTAGCTGAACCCAACGCCGATGGTGCGGATCGACGTCGGTACAAGCTCCGCCATGAGCGCAGGCAAGATTGAGAGCGGTGCGGCGAGCAGGACCATGGAGAGGGCCTGCGCGACGAACATTCTGCCGGCTGAGCCGTCAAGGAACTGCATCAACCCGAATGTCGTCACCGCCACTCCGGCAAGGCCGATCAGCACGACGGGCTTGCGGCCGATGCGGTCTGAGAGCGCACCCCACAGAGGGAGAGACGCCATGGCGATGAGGTTGGAAGCCACTGACGCCCACAACGTCGATGAAGGGTCCGCGTGGAAGACGGCAATGTGGTATCCGGTCATTGCGGCCCAGTTTTGGAAGGCAATCGTTACGCCGAGCGTGAGGCCGATGATCATGAGCGCGGGGCGCCAGGCGCGCAGCATCTCGCGGGCAATGCTTGGACGTTCGACATGGTCTTGTGCCTCTTTGAACACCTCAGTCTCAGGAAGTCGCGCGACAAGCACGAGCGCGTAGATGGAACCGAGCGCGCCGACGCCAAACGCGATGCGCCAACCGCCCGCGATGAGCACGTCGGCGCCAAGCACCGAAGTGAGGACAGCTCCGAGCAGGTTGCCGAGGAGCCCACCTGCAAGGATCGCGACGTAGACCCACGACGACCAAAGCCCACGGTTGTGCGGTTTGGCCATCTCCGAGACGTATGCTCCTGCGGCGGGCTGCTCGCCGCCATGCGCTAGGCCCTGAATGATGCGGGCGGTGACCAACACGACGGCCGCGCCGATGCCGATCGTGTGCTGTGTAGGAGCGAGCGCGATCATCGTAGTGCCCAGCAGGGCTGCTGCCGATGTACCGAACAGCGACACCTTACGGCCTCGAGTATCGGAAATGTGGCCGAAGATGAGCGATCCAACCGGGCGGGCAATGAAGCCGACGGCAAAGACCAAATTGGCGCCTAAGAAGGCTGAAACGCCGTCCTTCGCGAAGAATGAGGTGGCGAAGAACGCCGCGAACGTGGAGTAGATGGCCCAGTCGAACACCTCGAACGTTGAGCCCGCCATGGCGCCATACAGATGCCGAAGTTTGCGAGTGTCTTGTGGGGTGGACTGGGTGGAAGGGGATGTGGGTGCTGCGGTGATGGACATGCTGGTTCCTTGGGTAGCGCGCCCGCGCGTAGGCAGGCGCAAGAGATACGACTGCAGCACGGATTCAAGCGTGGTGACAGTCGAGATTCTTTGGGTGCGCTAGTGCGCTCAACCTCTTTCGGAGGGATGTGGTGCCGAGGAGCACAACTCAAGCGACGATCATCGTCGCGGGATGTCAATCAGAGACAGCGCTGAGCAGCGACACGGAGCAGATCAATGTGCCTGCGTTCCGTCAACATCAAAGTCATGGTGGCACCCTAACCCATCCCATAAACCGACGGTTCACGGATGCTCGAAGTGTGGGCACGGGCGGGGCCGGGCAGAGGTAACCTGTGCGGCTCAGTTCCGGAACATGTGTCACTTGCCTAGCCGCGACGAGGCGTCGTCGGGAGGCAGGTGACACATGATCCGCTCAGTTGCCGCACAGGTTGCAGGTGCCTGCACGCGACGAGACGTCGTCGGGAAGCGTCTCGTAGAAATGGTTGGGCAATGCGGGAAGATCCGCGGGCGCTATCGCCCCGGCATTGAGAGACGGAGAAACCGTCGGCACAATTTCCCCCCAACGGCACGGCCTGCTACGCGTT is a genomic window containing:
- the scpA gene encoding methylmalonyl-CoA mutase, which encodes MSFPRFNNVDLGHAVPGKDHHKYDEILEAAGYSEGWQTPEHILVPPLYGDTDLNDLDFLQTYPGMPPFLRGPYPTMYVNQPWTIRQYAGFSTAEESNAFYRRNLAAGQKGLSIAFDLATHRGYDSDHPRVAGDVGMAGVAVDSILDMRQLFDGIPLDQMSVSMTMNGAVLPILALYIVAAQEQGVPYEKMTGTIQNDILKEFMVRNTYIYPPQPSMRIIADIFAFTSSNMPKFNSISISGYHMQEAGATADIEMAYTLADGVEYIRAGESVGLNVDQFAPRLSFFWAIGMNFYMEVAKMRAARMLWAKLVKEFGPKNPKSMSLRTHSQTSGWSLTAQDVYNNVARTCIEAMAATQGHTQSLHTNALDEAIALPTDFSARIARNTQLFIQQESGTTKTVDPWAGSAYVECLTRELAGKAWERIREVEEAGGMAKAIEAGIPKMRIEEAAARTQARIDSGRQSLVGVNRYQVEDDEELEVLKVDNKSVREQQIAKLERLRAGRDEEACQAALERVTWAAANPDPTDPDRNLLQVSIEAARAQASVGEISDALEKVFGRYTAQIRTISGVYQAESGSSESVDEARKLVAEFEKKEGRRPRILVAKMGQDGHDRGQKVIATAYADLGMDVDVGPLFQTPEETARQAVESDVHVVGASSLAAGHLTLVPALREELNKLGRQDIMIVVGGVIPSQDFQELRDHGADAIYPPGTNIPECAVDLLTKLNERLDAE
- the mutA gene encoding methylmalonyl-CoA mutase small subunit, whose amino-acid sequence is MSAETQDFKLAADFDTPTQEQWEEQVLKVLNRRRPEGKELDIEQAYKRLTSHTVDGLEIKPLYKKEDGVEELGYPGVAPFTRGSTVRTGQMEGAWGIAQLHEDGDVAFTKKQILADLERGGTSVFLRVDPDAIAPSDVAAVLDGVLIDLAPIYLNSKTQQLDAAKALVEVFAKGDADKVAGNLGIDPIGAAALAGTEPDLSVLKEAVELAKPFANVRPIVVDATIYNNAGAGDVHELAYAVAAGVEYVRALVDAGLTADEAFGQIMFRVSATTDQFLTISRLRALRTLWSRVGEVLEVSDDNRGAIQHAVTSLRELTRSDAYVNILRATIASFAAAAGMAEVQTVLPFDTVWGLPGEFSRRISRNVQVLLSEESNVGRVNDPAGGSWFVESMTEQMCEAAWKVFQELDAEGFAKKLADGTVAAQLDELNVNRAKLLATRKLPITGTSTFPNHLEGDVTTARPRPEAPQLNGLKPIRDAEVFEALRDRATAAKEAGNAPTALLACIGQRRHYGPREGFTSNLLHVGGIETQLVESTDPLEFARQFTESGAKLAVLCSNAAMYAEHGMAVAKALKEAGAQRVLLAGQLKELGAENPESVIDGNVFDGMDVVELLESAFDLMGVAK
- a CDS encoding glutathione S-transferase family protein, with protein sequence MAAASELTKETTKDGAFARQSNSFTTPFGDGPGDLPVEAGRYRLLVANICPWAHRQLIALNLLGLTDAISVGVAGPVRTDNGWRFTLDPDGRDPVLGYEYVTDAYLRADPHYDKRSTVPAVVNLKTGAVVNNDYHRLTDYWEVEWAPFHSPNAPILYPEELRTQIDDLNDYVFHNINNGVYKCGFARSQSAYEQAYDALFRALDTIEERLATRRFLFGDHITDADIRLWVTLARFDAAYYGRFKSNRQRLVDFEHLWGYARDLYETPGFGSTTNFDHIKQGYYASVALDPDQIIPKGPDLSVWSKPHDRAHLSSTPDEKFLPTQ
- a CDS encoding putative leader peptide, which codes for MTLMLTERRHIDLLRVAAQRCL
- a CDS encoding glutathione S-transferase family protein, encoding MTGTKDHLQAEVGSGGEFRRQKNRFTTPFGDGESQLPVAPGRYRLIVGNLCPWAHRQLIVREVLGLQHAISVGTIDPIRGEDGWEFNLDEGGVDPVLGIHELREAYLAGDPTFDGRPTVPAVVDIASGAVVNNDYHRLTNYFEVEWRALQADDAPDLYPEELRTQIDDLNDYVFHNINNGVYKAGFARTQEAYEQAYDALFQALDTIEERLATRRFLFGDHITDADIRLWVTLVRFDVAYHGAFHCNRQRLTEFEHLWGYARDLFQTPGFGSTTNFDHIKRHYYSIPVVKSQFGITPKGPDLATWDAPHGREHLSTTPEEKFRRHAGAEKEA
- a CDS encoding MFS transporter; amino-acid sequence: MSITAAPTSPSTQSTPQDTRKLRHLYGAMAGSTFEVFDWAIYSTFAAFFATSFFAKDGVSAFLGANLVFAVGFIARPVGSLIFGHISDTRGRKVSLFGTSAAALLGTTMIALAPTQHTIGIGAAVVLVTARIIQGLAHGGEQPAAGAYVSEMAKPHNRGLWSSWVYVAILAGGLLGNLLGAVLTSVLGADVLIAGGWRIAFGVGALGSIYALVLVARLPETEVFKEAQDHVERPSIAREMLRAWRPALMIIGLTLGVTIAFQNWAAMTGYHIAVFHADPSSTLWASVASNLIAMASLPLWGALSDRIGRKPVVLIGLAGVAVTTFGLMQFLDGSAGRMFVAQALSMVLLAAPLSILPALMAELVPTSIRTIGVGFSYAVATAVFGGTVSALQTWIGANWGPQYFGVYVTIAALVSIVVALLIPETRGKDLKENTSTRSRFEEAHA